One Aegilops tauschii subsp. strangulata cultivar AL8/78 chromosome 7, Aet v6.0, whole genome shotgun sequence genomic window carries:
- the LOC141027345 gene encoding uncharacterized protein gives MHEHLSQEDFTLFVVTLWAIRGARRKAMYEDIFQTPWSINGFIQSYIGELKAMWKPATASRTVTRSQPTHWIAPSVGLAKLNADAAVGRGGAYGTVGVICRNHQGLFLGASVVVFPNLSDPTTLEAMAIREALSLADDLYGRKIQVASDCKVAVDDKGRYGAIVHEIVQHKCTFHTCNIRHEFRSLNFEAHKLAKHALSLGAGRHVWLGQPNGLGFVLVNIVTE, from the coding sequence ATGCACGAACACTTGAGCCAGGAGGATTTCACACTGTTCGTGGTCACATTATGGGCAATCCGGGGTGCTCGCAGGAAGGCCATGTATGAGGATATTTTCCAGACTCCTTGGTCCATCAACGGTTTCATACAATCTTATATAGGCGAACTCAAGGCCATGTGGAAGCCGGCTACTGCTAGCAGGACTGTGACTAGAAGCCAGCCGACCCACTGGATTGCACCGTCGGTGGGTTTAGCAAAGCTCAATGCTGATGCTGCTGTCGGGAGAGGAGGAGCGTATGGGACTGTTGGAGTGATCTGTAGAAATCATCAGGGCTTATTCTTGGGAGCTTCGGTTGTTGTTTTTCCCAACTTGTCAGACCCAACTACACTGGAGGCAATGGCCATAAGAGAGGCGCTATCTCTAGCTGATGATCTTTACGGACGGAAGATTCAGGTTGCCAGCGACTGCAAAGTTGCAGTAGACGACAAGGGAAGATATGGTGCAATTGTGCATGAAATAGTGCAGCACAAGTGTACTTTTCATACATGTAATATTAGGCATGAATTTCGTAGCTTGAACTTCGAGGCTCACAAGCTCGCAAAGCACGCTTTATCATTAGGAGCTGGTCGCCATGTTTGGTTAGGCCAGCCCAATGGACTTGGTTTCGTCCTTGTAAACATTGTGACGGAGTAA